The following proteins are encoded in a genomic region of Oncorhynchus masou masou isolate Uvic2021 chromosome 32, UVic_Omas_1.1, whole genome shotgun sequence:
- the LOC135526546 gene encoding NF-kappa-B-repressing factor-like isoform X1 — protein MAERIDIGEMPSFDLVPSAEAKKRPNSSDGREEPMRKMPVSKFGSRPRFEPVHFVSGGRSGNDEKENDKERRRSEVNSVRQWDSDSDRPSYGSNRAPDSSAARPAFDRVSSYGSSDSWRDRERDRDIPSGSTSGLGHGSQGSASNYMTKMQQDYSARYEFHSTRHPDTYTHAPRFDGYGGGSRSGGWGDSGRQGLGFRQQDRPTSSRPFSRVYSSPGRSSPSSVSGSSSQPIPISQAVLDEKQRLINSVASAIAVTLRDPAFMCGAESPNYNFMLSRSIQACKTNPEYVYVNLKDIPPADLPKNRKVPTDGYACELRCQCVYLATGYSGSKNGARDRASEQAMKLFFKLVEVRVVQRKFKHSLVNDIVVCQTHCPTPAFLPALRNPEDKPTPSSKGQYEPDKRKHWTDFVVVDNAHDAICILNNSAAFNRMKIDYKFDVVPNSSAWQCSVYLQDALVAQARGSKKTSKHTAAEEAVRKLRMNQAARQQQQQQPQQFSRGNHHSDPSGGRFGNQGGRKKHLSELVILENSDNAICIINDTAQFNKVSADYKFTVLPDHRWRCEVFLEGQYVAAGIGPKKTVKHIAAEEALATLRQTQAVVKSNLRKEGNADALSRHQILTRSGEESSRQEIKEDNIGNQLLRKMGWKGGGLGREGEGISEPIKVKEQFSREGLGMDMDKSGNQLTKRNIEDIIRNYASSDRQDDLRFSTELNNDERKQIHQISQKYGLRSKSYGQGRLRFLIVSRKVHKDQLIGQLLQEGQVGRYELVKPQASH, from the exons ATGGCTGAAAGGATTGACATTGGCGAAATGCCCTCCTTTGACCTGGTTCCAAGTGCTGAAGCAAAGAAGCGACCCAATTCATCAGATGGCA GAGAAGAGCCAATGAGGAAAATGCCGGTGTCCAAATTTGGTTCCAGACCACGATTTGAGCCTGTGCACTTTGTTAGTGGTGGCAGGTCTGGCAATGATGAGAAGGAGAATGACAAGGAGCGCCGTAGGAGTGAGGTGAACAGTGTGAGACAGTGGGACTCAGACTCTGACCGTCCCTCTTATGGCAGCAACCGAGCTCCAGACTCCTCTGCAGCTAGGCCTGCGTTCGACAGAGTTTCATCATACGGTTCTTCTGACTCTTGgcgggatagagaaagagatagagacataccctCAGGTAGTACAAGTGGTTTAGGTCATGGAAGCCAAGGATCCGCCTCAAATTATATGACTAAAATGCAGCAGGACTACTCGGCCAGATACGAGTTCCACAGCACTAGGCATCCGGACACATACACTCATGCCCCTAGATTTGATGGATATGGAGGGGGCAGTCGATCAGGGGGCTGGGGGGATTCAGGACGCCAAGGCCTTGGCTTCAGGCAGCAGGACAGACCCACATCCAGCAGACCATTCAGCAGAGTCTACAGCAGCCCAGGGAGGAGCAGCCCCTCATCTGTCTCTGGGTCTTCTTCACAACCCATCCCCATATCTCAAGCCGTGCTGGATGAAAAGCAAAGGCTGATCAATAGTGTGGCATCCGCCATAGCTGTCACTTTAAGAGACCCTGCGTTCATGTGTGGAGCTGAATCTCCTAACTACAATTTCATGCTGAGCCGTAGCATCCAGGCCTGTAAAACAAATCCGGAGTATGTCTATGTCAACCTCAAGGATATCCCTCCAGCAGACCTACCCAAGAACAGGAAAGTACCGACTGATGGCTATGCCTGTGAGCTGAGATGCCAGTGTGTTTACCTTGCTACTGGCTACTCTGGCAGCAAAAACGGGGCCAGGGACCGTGCTTCTGAGCAGGCTATGAAGCTTTTCTTTAAACTGGTGGAGGTCCGTGTAGTGCAGCGCAAATTCAAACACTCCTTGGTCAATGATATTGTGGTCTGCCAAACGCACTGCCCTACCCCTGCGTTTCTACCGGCACTGCGTAACCCAGAGGACAAGCCTACGCCTAGCTCCAAGGGTCAATACGAGCCTGACAAACGCAAGCACTGGACAGATTTTGTCGTTGTTGACAACGCTCATGATGCCATCTGCATTCTTAACAACTCTGCCGCCTTCAACCGCATGAAGATTGACTACAAGTTCGACGTGGTCCCCAACAGCAGTGCATGGCAATGTAGCGTGTACTTGCAGGATGCACTGGTGGCACAGGCCAGGGGAAGTAAGAAGACGTCTAAACATACAGCAGCTGAAGAGGCAGTGAGGAAACTACGCATGAACCAGGCAGCCcggcagcagcaacaacaacaaccacagcagtTCTCTCGAGGGAACCATCACTCTGACCCGTCGGGTGGTCGTTTCGGTAACCAGGGTGGTAGGAAGAAACACTTGAGCGAACTGGTCATCCTGGAGAACTCGGACAATGCCATCTGCATCATCAATGACACTGCCCAGTTCAACAAGGTATCTGCCGATTACAAGTTCACAGTGCTACCAGACCACCGCTGGAGGTGTGAGGTGTTCCTGGAGGGTCAATACGTAGCGGCAGGCATCGGACCCAAGAAAACGGTGAAGCACATTGCAGCAGAGGAGGCCCTGGCCACACTCCGGCAAACACAGGCTGTGGTGAAATCCAACCTCAGGAAGGAGGGTAATGCTGACGCCCTCTCTCGCCACCAGATTCTGACTCGCTCTGGTGAAGAGTCCTCGAGACAGGAGATCAAGGAGGACAATATCGGGAATCAGCTACTCCGCAAGATGGGCTGGAAGGGTGGCGGATTGGGCCGGGAAGGGGAGGGCATCTCTGAACCCATCAAGGTCAAAGAGCAATTCTCCAGAGAGGGACTGGGTATGGACATGGACAAGTCTGGGAATCAGCTCACCAAACGGAACATAGAGGACATCATCCGTAACTATGCCAGTTCAGACCGCCAGGACGACCTGCGCTTCTCCACTGAGCTCAACAATGATGAACGTAAGCAGATCCATCAGATATCCCAGAAGTATGGCCTGCGTAGTAAGTCATACGGCCAGGGCAGGCTGCGCTTTCTCATCGTCAGCCGCAAAGTGCACAAAGACCAGCTCATTGGCCAGCTCCTGCAGGAAGGGCAGGTGGGACGCTACGAGCTGGTGAAACCTCAGGCCTCACACTGA
- the LOC135526546 gene encoding NF-kappa-B-repressing factor-like isoform X2 → MAVREEPMRKMPVSKFGSRPRFEPVHFVSGGRSGNDEKENDKERRRSEVNSVRQWDSDSDRPSYGSNRAPDSSAARPAFDRVSSYGSSDSWRDRERDRDIPSGSTSGLGHGSQGSASNYMTKMQQDYSARYEFHSTRHPDTYTHAPRFDGYGGGSRSGGWGDSGRQGLGFRQQDRPTSSRPFSRVYSSPGRSSPSSVSGSSSQPIPISQAVLDEKQRLINSVASAIAVTLRDPAFMCGAESPNYNFMLSRSIQACKTNPEYVYVNLKDIPPADLPKNRKVPTDGYACELRCQCVYLATGYSGSKNGARDRASEQAMKLFFKLVEVRVVQRKFKHSLVNDIVVCQTHCPTPAFLPALRNPEDKPTPSSKGQYEPDKRKHWTDFVVVDNAHDAICILNNSAAFNRMKIDYKFDVVPNSSAWQCSVYLQDALVAQARGSKKTSKHTAAEEAVRKLRMNQAARQQQQQQPQQFSRGNHHSDPSGGRFGNQGGRKKHLSELVILENSDNAICIINDTAQFNKVSADYKFTVLPDHRWRCEVFLEGQYVAAGIGPKKTVKHIAAEEALATLRQTQAVVKSNLRKEGNADALSRHQILTRSGEESSRQEIKEDNIGNQLLRKMGWKGGGLGREGEGISEPIKVKEQFSREGLGMDMDKSGNQLTKRNIEDIIRNYASSDRQDDLRFSTELNNDERKQIHQISQKYGLRSKSYGQGRLRFLIVSRKVHKDQLIGQLLQEGQVGRYELVKPQASH, encoded by the exons ATGGCAGTGA GAGAAGAGCCAATGAGGAAAATGCCGGTGTCCAAATTTGGTTCCAGACCACGATTTGAGCCTGTGCACTTTGTTAGTGGTGGCAGGTCTGGCAATGATGAGAAGGAGAATGACAAGGAGCGCCGTAGGAGTGAGGTGAACAGTGTGAGACAGTGGGACTCAGACTCTGACCGTCCCTCTTATGGCAGCAACCGAGCTCCAGACTCCTCTGCAGCTAGGCCTGCGTTCGACAGAGTTTCATCATACGGTTCTTCTGACTCTTGgcgggatagagaaagagatagagacataccctCAGGTAGTACAAGTGGTTTAGGTCATGGAAGCCAAGGATCCGCCTCAAATTATATGACTAAAATGCAGCAGGACTACTCGGCCAGATACGAGTTCCACAGCACTAGGCATCCGGACACATACACTCATGCCCCTAGATTTGATGGATATGGAGGGGGCAGTCGATCAGGGGGCTGGGGGGATTCAGGACGCCAAGGCCTTGGCTTCAGGCAGCAGGACAGACCCACATCCAGCAGACCATTCAGCAGAGTCTACAGCAGCCCAGGGAGGAGCAGCCCCTCATCTGTCTCTGGGTCTTCTTCACAACCCATCCCCATATCTCAAGCCGTGCTGGATGAAAAGCAAAGGCTGATCAATAGTGTGGCATCCGCCATAGCTGTCACTTTAAGAGACCCTGCGTTCATGTGTGGAGCTGAATCTCCTAACTACAATTTCATGCTGAGCCGTAGCATCCAGGCCTGTAAAACAAATCCGGAGTATGTCTATGTCAACCTCAAGGATATCCCTCCAGCAGACCTACCCAAGAACAGGAAAGTACCGACTGATGGCTATGCCTGTGAGCTGAGATGCCAGTGTGTTTACCTTGCTACTGGCTACTCTGGCAGCAAAAACGGGGCCAGGGACCGTGCTTCTGAGCAGGCTATGAAGCTTTTCTTTAAACTGGTGGAGGTCCGTGTAGTGCAGCGCAAATTCAAACACTCCTTGGTCAATGATATTGTGGTCTGCCAAACGCACTGCCCTACCCCTGCGTTTCTACCGGCACTGCGTAACCCAGAGGACAAGCCTACGCCTAGCTCCAAGGGTCAATACGAGCCTGACAAACGCAAGCACTGGACAGATTTTGTCGTTGTTGACAACGCTCATGATGCCATCTGCATTCTTAACAACTCTGCCGCCTTCAACCGCATGAAGATTGACTACAAGTTCGACGTGGTCCCCAACAGCAGTGCATGGCAATGTAGCGTGTACTTGCAGGATGCACTGGTGGCACAGGCCAGGGGAAGTAAGAAGACGTCTAAACATACAGCAGCTGAAGAGGCAGTGAGGAAACTACGCATGAACCAGGCAGCCcggcagcagcaacaacaacaaccacagcagtTCTCTCGAGGGAACCATCACTCTGACCCGTCGGGTGGTCGTTTCGGTAACCAGGGTGGTAGGAAGAAACACTTGAGCGAACTGGTCATCCTGGAGAACTCGGACAATGCCATCTGCATCATCAATGACACTGCCCAGTTCAACAAGGTATCTGCCGATTACAAGTTCACAGTGCTACCAGACCACCGCTGGAGGTGTGAGGTGTTCCTGGAGGGTCAATACGTAGCGGCAGGCATCGGACCCAAGAAAACGGTGAAGCACATTGCAGCAGAGGAGGCCCTGGCCACACTCCGGCAAACACAGGCTGTGGTGAAATCCAACCTCAGGAAGGAGGGTAATGCTGACGCCCTCTCTCGCCACCAGATTCTGACTCGCTCTGGTGAAGAGTCCTCGAGACAGGAGATCAAGGAGGACAATATCGGGAATCAGCTACTCCGCAAGATGGGCTGGAAGGGTGGCGGATTGGGCCGGGAAGGGGAGGGCATCTCTGAACCCATCAAGGTCAAAGAGCAATTCTCCAGAGAGGGACTGGGTATGGACATGGACAAGTCTGGGAATCAGCTCACCAAACGGAACATAGAGGACATCATCCGTAACTATGCCAGTTCAGACCGCCAGGACGACCTGCGCTTCTCCACTGAGCTCAACAATGATGAACGTAAGCAGATCCATCAGATATCCCAGAAGTATGGCCTGCGTAGTAAGTCATACGGCCAGGGCAGGCTGCGCTTTCTCATCGTCAGCCGCAAAGTGCACAAAGACCAGCTCATTGGCCAGCTCCTGCAGGAAGGGCAGGTGGGACGCTACGAGCTGGTGAAACCTCAGGCCTCACACTGA
- the LOC135526547 gene encoding ubiquitin-conjugating enzyme E2 A isoform X2, producing the protein MVWNAVIFGPEGTPFEDGTFKLTIEFTEEYPNKPPTVRFVSKMFHPNVYADGSICLDILQNRWSPTYDVSSILTSIQSLLDEPNPNSPANSQAAQLYQENKREYEKRVSAIVEQSWRDC; encoded by the exons ATGGTATGGAATGCCGTAATTTTTGG CCCAGAGGGAACACCTTTTGAAGATG GAACTTTCAAACTCACAATAGAATTCACAGAGGAATACCCTAATAAGCCTCCAACTGTGCGTTTTGTCTCCAAAATGTTTCATCCAAACG TCTACGCAGATGGTAGTATATGCTTGGACATTCTTCAGAACCGCTGGAGTCCAACTTATGATGTTTCTTCAATTCTAACTTCAATACAG TCTTTACTGGATGAGCCGAATCCCAACAGCCCAGCCAACAGCCAGGCGGCTCAGCTATATCAGGAGAACAAGCGGGAGTACGAGAAGCGGGTTTCTGCCATCGTGGAACAGAGTTGGCGTGATTGTTGA
- the LOC135526547 gene encoding ubiquitin-conjugating enzyme E2 A isoform X1 yields MSTPARRRLMRDFKRLQEDPPAGVSGAPSENNIMVWNAVIFGPEGTPFEDGTFKLTIEFTEEYPNKPPTVRFVSKMFHPNVYADGSICLDILQNRWSPTYDVSSILTSIQSLLDEPNPNSPANSQAAQLYQENKREYEKRVSAIVEQSWRDC; encoded by the exons ATGTCAACTCCAGCAAGACGACGTTTAATGAGAGATTTTAAGCG GCTTCAAGAGGACCCTCCTGCAGGAGTTAGTGGAGCCCCGTCGGAAAACAATATCATGGTATGGAATGCCGTAATTTTTGG CCCAGAGGGAACACCTTTTGAAGATG GAACTTTCAAACTCACAATAGAATTCACAGAGGAATACCCTAATAAGCCTCCAACTGTGCGTTTTGTCTCCAAAATGTTTCATCCAAACG TCTACGCAGATGGTAGTATATGCTTGGACATTCTTCAGAACCGCTGGAGTCCAACTTATGATGTTTCTTCAATTCTAACTTCAATACAG TCTTTACTGGATGAGCCGAATCCCAACAGCCCAGCCAACAGCCAGGCGGCTCAGCTATATCAGGAGAACAAGCGGGAGTACGAGAAGCGGGTTTCTGCCATCGTGGAACAGAGTTGGCGTGATTGTTGA